The proteins below are encoded in one region of Deltaproteobacteria bacterium:
- a CDS encoding C40 family peptidase: MATNRVLLFTLLALVATGCVHVAPPALDLPEGPLMPSREAPPLVRVGEPVGLRLAERATSLVDHDGSLARRDCSGLVEAVYGEAGLHLPSAEDLEGNSVAREYVGFQREGRLELDHPLPGDLAFFHDTWDRNRNGKLDDPLTHVAMVTEVDIDGTLTLVHFGSHGVASFRMNLYDLHLSHDAAGRRVNDRLRVQKRRDPPHTPYLASELFTAFGRTPERTTLAGR; the protein is encoded by the coding sequence ATGGCCACGAACCGCGTCCTGCTCTTCACGCTGCTGGCGCTCGTCGCCACCGGCTGCGTGCACGTCGCGCCGCCTGCGCTGGACTTGCCGGAAGGGCCGCTGATGCCCTCGCGCGAGGCGCCGCCGCTGGTGCGCGTGGGGGAGCCGGTGGGGCTGCGGCTCGCCGAGCGCGCCACGTCGCTGGTGGATCACGACGGCTCGCTCGCGCGCCGCGACTGCTCCGGGCTGGTGGAGGCGGTCTACGGCGAGGCGGGCCTGCACCTCCCCTCGGCCGAAGACCTCGAAGGCAACTCGGTGGCGCGCGAGTACGTGGGCTTTCAGCGCGAGGGCCGGTTGGAGCTCGATCACCCGCTGCCGGGCGACCTGGCCTTCTTCCACGACACCTGGGACCGCAATCGCAACGGCAAGCTCGACGACCCGCTCACCCACGTGGCCATGGTGACCGAAGTGGACATCGACGGGACGCTCACCCTGGTGCACTTTGGCAGCCATGGCGTGGCCAGCTTCCGGATGAATCTGTACGACCTGCACCTCTCGCACGATGCCGCCGGGCGCCGCGTGAACGACCGCCTGCGCGTGCAGAAGCGCCGCGATCCGCCGCACACGCCGTACCTGGCGAGCGAGCTGTTCACCGCGTTTGGGCGCACGCCGGAGCGGACGACCCTGGCGGGGCGCTGA
- a CDS encoding methylmalonyl-CoA carboxyltransferase, giving the protein MANTDSTRNTVAPETDPLRQRLAALEAKALEAGGAERIAKQHEAGKMSARERVEMLLDPESFVELDKFVTHRSHDFGMADKKIPGDGVITGYGMIEGRQVFVFAQDFTVFGGSLSGAYAQKICKVMDLAMRVGAPVVGLNDSGGARIQEGVESLAGYADIFLRNTLASGVVPQISLILGPCAGGAVYSPAITDFIVMAKDTSYMFITGPEVIKTVTHEDVTKENLGGALTHAGKSGVAHFAADDEASAIRLTRELLSYIPSNNMEDAPVFPNGDDPQREESSLKSIVPANPNRPYDIKDIITAVVDEKHFFEVAPLYAQNMVVGFARLNGRSVGIVANQPAVLAGCLDINASVKAARFVRFCDCFNIPLITFVDVPGFLPGTSQEWGGIITHGAKLLYAFAEATVPKITVITRKAYGGAYDVMASKHIRADVNFAYPTAEIAVMGPDGAVNIVFRNELQKSKDPEAERARLVAEYREKFANPYKAAELGYIDEVIRPEQTRPKLIRALEMLKNKRQENPPKKHGNIPL; this is encoded by the coding sequence GTGGCCAACACCGACTCGACCCGCAACACCGTCGCCCCCGAGACCGACCCCCTGCGCCAGCGCCTGGCCGCGCTGGAAGCGAAAGCCCTCGAGGCCGGCGGCGCGGAGCGCATCGCCAAGCAGCACGAGGCGGGCAAGATGAGCGCCCGCGAGCGCGTGGAGATGCTGCTCGATCCCGAGTCGTTCGTGGAGCTCGACAAGTTCGTCACCCACCGCAGCCACGACTTCGGCATGGCCGACAAGAAGATCCCCGGCGACGGCGTGATCACCGGCTACGGCATGATCGAGGGCCGGCAGGTCTTCGTCTTCGCGCAGGACTTCACCGTCTTTGGCGGCAGCCTCTCCGGCGCCTACGCCCAGAAGATCTGCAAGGTGATGGACCTGGCCATGCGCGTGGGTGCGCCCGTGGTCGGCCTCAACGACTCGGGCGGCGCGCGCATCCAGGAAGGCGTGGAGAGCCTCGCGGGCTACGCCGACATCTTCCTGCGCAACACGCTCGCCTCGGGCGTGGTGCCGCAGATCAGTTTGATCTTGGGCCCCTGTGCGGGCGGCGCGGTGTACTCGCCGGCGATCACCGACTTCATCGTGATGGCCAAGGACACCTCGTACATGTTCATCACCGGCCCCGAGGTCATCAAGACGGTGACCCACGAGGACGTGACCAAAGAGAACCTCGGCGGCGCGCTCACCCACGCGGGCAAGAGCGGCGTGGCCCACTTCGCCGCCGACGACGAGGCCAGCGCCATTCGCCTCACGCGCGAGCTGCTCAGCTACATCCCCTCCAACAACATGGAGGACGCGCCCGTTTTCCCCAACGGCGACGATCCGCAGCGCGAGGAGAGCTCGCTCAAGTCGATCGTCCCGGCGAACCCGAACCGGCCGTACGACATCAAGGACATCATCACCGCCGTCGTCGACGAGAAGCACTTCTTCGAGGTGGCGCCGCTCTACGCGCAGAACATGGTGGTGGGCTTCGCGCGCTTGAACGGGCGCAGCGTGGGCATCGTGGCCAACCAGCCCGCGGTGCTCGCCGGCTGCCTCGACATCAACGCCAGCGTGAAGGCCGCGCGCTTCGTGCGCTTCTGTGACTGCTTCAACATCCCGCTCATCACCTTCGTCGACGTGCCCGGCTTCCTGCCCGGCACCAGCCAGGAGTGGGGCGGCATCATCACCCACGGCGCGAAGCTGCTCTACGCGTTCGCCGAGGCGACGGTTCCGAAGATCACCGTCATCACCCGCAAGGCGTACGGCGGCGCGTACGACGTGATGGCCTCCAAGCACATCCGCGCGGACGTGAACTTCGCCTACCCGACCGCGGAGATCGCGGTGATGGGCCCGGACGGCGCGGTGAACATCGTGTTCCGCAACGAGCTGCAGAAGTCGAAGGATCCGGAGGCGGAGCGCGCGCGGCTGGTGGCCGAGTACCGCGAGAAGTTCGCCAACCCGTACAAGGCCGCGGAGCTCGGGTACATCGACGAGGTCATCCGGCCCGAGCAGACGCGCCCCAAGCTGATCCGCGCCCTGGAGATGCTCAAGAACAAGCGCCAGGAGAACCCGCCCAAGAAGCACGGGAACATCCCGCTCTAG
- a CDS encoding insulinase family protein — MRFQLDNGLTWVYAPLHHSPVVAIQIWVKVGSADELEHELGLAHLHEHMLFKGTARRGLGEIARDVEAHGGEINAWTSFDQTVYHAVLASRFFAEGMDILSDAVRASSFDAGELGREIEVVVEEIKRSMDMPSRKLSKALFALSYGTHPYGRPVIGSIESVRGMDRDKMLAFFGKHYRPDNMVVAVAGDVSLERAKAEVEKCFGGKWGQPPRAAVPRAIEPAPTGLRALVAHDDVKEAHLSLAFPIPNIDAPDLPALDALAVILGQGESCRLELSVRRGNLVNDAHAYAYTPRDPGLLSLDATLEPDKLHEAIPAMLREAFRLREELVEPAELAAAQSMLEADAIYQRETVQGLARRLGFFEAVAGGEEAEVRYHQRIAALTPEDLREVAKKYLQLPRCAAVALVPNGTKFDEAGLRAALQSAEQPAPRPRKDQAPEIPFKPSLQPAGRTGGEASKIQKHVLPNGVTVLLKPESGVPLLALRAVLPGGLLYESDRDNGLHQLLGRTFTLGAGERTAEDIARLSDAMAGSVSGNSGRNSLGLRGEFLSRHTERGFDLFAECLLEPTFTDDEVTRERNQQLQSIKTRDDHPSGVAFRLFNRALYGEHPYHLDQQGELESVSKLDGAALHQAHRARLQGGSLVVSVVGEMEPQKVLALCEQRFGGLPKTQVARPAAKSMPSHAAPQLAHQDSQKAQAHLVYGFMGTTLGDADRYALEVLSTVLSGQGGRLFLELRDKRSMAYSVSSFSIEGVDAGYFAVYIGTSPEKVDGALSGIRTELSKIRDTLITPAELERARSYLIGSHAIGLQKNAARAAMVALDELYGLGAENHLKYEERILAVDAEAVRRVAQRFIHFDRAVLSALGPKPKDEWTRG; from the coding sequence ATGCGCTTTCAGCTCGATAACGGTCTCACCTGGGTCTACGCGCCGCTCCACCACTCGCCCGTCGTCGCCATTCAGATCTGGGTGAAGGTCGGCTCGGCGGATGAGCTGGAGCACGAGCTCGGCCTGGCGCACCTCCACGAGCACATGCTCTTCAAGGGCACCGCGCGGCGCGGGCTCGGCGAGATCGCGCGCGACGTCGAGGCGCACGGCGGCGAGATCAATGCCTGGACCAGCTTCGACCAGACCGTCTACCACGCGGTCCTCGCGAGCCGCTTCTTCGCCGAGGGCATGGACATCCTCTCCGACGCCGTCCGCGCCTCGAGCTTCGACGCGGGCGAGCTCGGCCGCGAGATCGAGGTGGTCGTCGAGGAGATCAAGCGCTCGATGGACATGCCGAGCCGCAAGCTCTCCAAGGCGCTCTTCGCGCTCTCCTACGGCACGCACCCCTATGGCCGGCCGGTGATCGGCAGCATCGAGAGCGTGCGCGGCATGGACCGCGACAAGATGCTCGCCTTCTTCGGCAAGCACTACCGCCCGGACAACATGGTCGTGGCCGTGGCCGGCGACGTGAGCCTGGAGCGCGCGAAGGCCGAGGTGGAGAAGTGCTTCGGCGGCAAGTGGGGCCAGCCGCCGCGCGCCGCCGTACCGCGCGCCATCGAACCCGCGCCGACGGGATTGCGCGCGCTGGTGGCCCATGACGACGTGAAGGAAGCGCACCTCTCGCTCGCGTTCCCGATTCCGAACATCGACGCGCCCGATCTGCCCGCGCTCGACGCGCTCGCGGTGATCCTCGGCCAGGGCGAGAGCTGTCGGCTGGAGCTGTCGGTGCGCCGCGGAAATCTCGTCAACGACGCGCACGCCTACGCGTACACGCCGCGTGACCCCGGCCTGCTCTCGCTCGACGCCACGCTCGAACCCGACAAGCTGCACGAAGCCATCCCCGCCATGCTGCGCGAGGCCTTCCGGCTGCGCGAGGAGCTGGTGGAGCCGGCGGAGCTCGCGGCGGCGCAGTCGATGCTCGAGGCCGACGCCATCTACCAGCGCGAGACGGTGCAGGGCCTCGCGCGTCGGCTCGGGTTCTTCGAGGCGGTCGCCGGCGGCGAAGAGGCCGAGGTGCGCTACCACCAGCGCATCGCCGCGCTCACGCCGGAAGATCTGCGCGAGGTGGCGAAGAAGTACTTGCAGCTTCCGCGCTGTGCCGCCGTTGCGCTCGTACCGAATGGGACGAAGTTCGACGAGGCCGGGTTGCGCGCCGCGCTCCAGAGCGCCGAGCAGCCCGCGCCGCGCCCGCGGAAGGACCAAGCGCCGGAGATCCCGTTCAAGCCGAGCCTGCAACCTGCGGGGCGTACGGGCGGCGAGGCGTCGAAGATCCAGAAGCACGTGCTGCCCAACGGCGTCACGGTGCTGCTCAAGCCCGAGAGCGGCGTGCCCCTGTTGGCGCTGCGCGCGGTGCTGCCCGGTGGCCTGCTCTACGAGAGCGACCGCGACAACGGCCTGCACCAGCTCCTCGGCCGCACCTTCACGCTCGGCGCGGGCGAGCGGACCGCGGAGGACATCGCCCGGCTCTCCGACGCGATGGCGGGCTCGGTGAGCGGCAACAGTGGCCGCAACAGCCTGGGCCTGCGCGGCGAGTTCTTGAGCCGGCACACGGAGCGCGGGTTCGATCTCTTCGCCGAGTGCCTGCTCGAGCCCACCTTCACCGACGACGAGGTCACGCGCGAGCGGAACCAGCAACTGCAGTCGATCAAGACCCGCGACGATCACCCCTCGGGCGTGGCCTTCCGGCTCTTCAACCGCGCGCTCTACGGCGAGCACCCCTACCACCTCGATCAGCAGGGCGAGCTCGAGAGCGTCTCCAAGCTCGACGGCGCCGCGCTCCACCAGGCGCACCGCGCGCGGCTCCAGGGCGGCTCGCTGGTGGTGAGCGTGGTGGGCGAGATGGAGCCGCAGAAGGTGCTCGCGCTCTGCGAGCAGCGCTTCGGCGGCTTGCCCAAGACGCAGGTCGCGCGGCCGGCGGCGAAGTCGATGCCCTCGCACGCGGCGCCGCAGCTCGCGCACCAGGACTCGCAGAAGGCGCAGGCGCACCTCGTGTACGGCTTCATGGGCACCACGCTGGGCGACGCGGATCGCTACGCGCTCGAGGTGCTGTCCACGGTGCTCAGCGGCCAGGGCGGCCGGCTCTTCCTCGAGCTGCGCGACAAGCGGAGCATGGCCTACAGCGTGTCGAGCTTCAGCATCGAGGGCGTCGACGCGGGCTACTTCGCGGTCTACATCGGCACCAGCCCGGAGAAGGTGGACGGCGCGCTCTCGGGCATCCGCACCGAGCTCTCCAAGATCCGCGACACGCTCATCACGCCCGCGGAGCTGGAGCGCGCGCGCAGCTACCTGATCGGCTCGCACGCGATCGGGCTGCAGAAGAACGCCGCCCGCGCGGCCATGGTGGCCCTCGACGAGCTCTATGGCCTGGGCGCGGAGAACCACCTCAAGTACGAGGAGCGCATCCTCGCCGTCGACGCCGAGGCGGTTCGTCGGGTGGCCCAGCGCTTCATCCACTTCGACCGCGCGGTGCTGTCGGCACTCGGGCCCAAGCCCAAGGACGAGTGGACGAGGGGCTGA
- a CDS encoding 50S ribosomal protein L11 methyltransferase, which yields MSDFFTLTVELPEASTELAESLLHDAGCLGLEIRDTETKPMPGQRVPPPGRALLVAYFQGRESVDEVKSELADELPGATFEIEGVVEQDWSESWKAQIKATTAGRLWVGPPWLEKDAPARSTKIVIEPGMAFGTGDHPTTHFCLEALDRALSERHGASVLDVGTGSAVLAIAARKLGAGRVVGTDNDPVAIRVALENAERNGATDLELSTADLHEVSGTFDIVLANILANTLTELAEAITAKVAPRGLLVLAGILSNQAEEVLVPYLGRGLQLRTRVLRGEWAMLELERP from the coding sequence ATGAGCGACTTCTTCACCCTGACCGTGGAGCTCCCCGAGGCCAGCACCGAGCTGGCGGAGAGCCTGCTCCACGACGCCGGCTGCCTGGGCCTCGAGATCCGCGACACCGAGACCAAGCCCATGCCCGGCCAGCGCGTGCCGCCGCCGGGCCGCGCGCTGCTGGTGGCGTACTTCCAGGGCCGCGAGAGCGTCGACGAGGTGAAGTCCGAGCTCGCCGACGAGCTGCCCGGCGCGACGTTCGAGATCGAGGGCGTCGTCGAGCAGGACTGGAGCGAGAGCTGGAAGGCACAGATCAAAGCCACCACCGCTGGCCGCCTCTGGGTGGGCCCGCCCTGGCTGGAGAAGGACGCGCCCGCGCGCAGCACGAAGATCGTCATCGAGCCGGGCATGGCCTTCGGCACCGGCGATCACCCGACCACCCACTTCTGCCTCGAGGCCCTCGACCGCGCCCTCAGCGAGCGGCACGGCGCGAGCGTCCTCGACGTGGGCACCGGCTCGGCGGTGCTGGCCATCGCCGCGCGCAAGCTGGGCGCGGGCCGCGTGGTGGGCACCGACAACGACCCGGTGGCCATCCGCGTGGCCCTGGAGAACGCCGAGCGCAACGGCGCGACGGACCTCGAGCTCTCCACCGCCGACCTGCACGAGGTCTCGGGCACGTTCGACATCGTGCTCGCCAACATCCTCGCCAACACCCTCACCGAGCTCGCCGAGGCCATCACCGCCAAGGTGGCGCCGCGGGGCCTGCTGGTGCTCGCGGGCATCCTGAGCAACCAGGCCGAAGAGGTGCTGGTGCCCTACCTCGGCCGCGGCCTGCAGCTGCGCACCCGCGTGCTGCGCGGCGAGTGGGCCATGCTGGAGCTCGAGCGGCCGTGA
- a CDS encoding 16S rRNA (uracil(1498)-N(3))-methyltransferase: MPQGSLRQGTLALSADESRRARTVLRLEVGDSVELFDGQGFAAPARVAEMTDVVTLDVGPVREAGRAPPLCVAQALAKGDKMELVIQKATELGAAEIVPFASARAVVKLDAAKAHERVARWQKIAQEAARQCGRADTPAVAELSDLRAVLARPGARGLLFEGATDIRLGAFLDSAGDAPVTLLIGPEGGFSADEVEQARRAGAAIVGLGSRILRTETVALAALAIALHRRGELG, encoded by the coding sequence GTGCCGCAGGGGTCGCTCCGGCAAGGCACCCTGGCGCTGTCGGCGGACGAGTCGCGGCGCGCGCGGACTGTGCTGCGGCTCGAGGTGGGCGACTCGGTCGAGCTCTTCGACGGCCAGGGGTTCGCCGCGCCCGCGCGCGTGGCGGAGATGACCGACGTGGTGACCCTCGACGTCGGCCCGGTTCGCGAGGCCGGCCGGGCGCCGCCGCTCTGCGTGGCCCAGGCCCTGGCCAAGGGCGACAAGATGGAGCTGGTGATCCAGAAGGCCACCGAGCTGGGCGCGGCGGAGATCGTGCCCTTCGCGTCGGCGCGGGCGGTGGTGAAGCTCGACGCCGCCAAGGCCCACGAGCGCGTCGCGCGCTGGCAGAAGATCGCTCAAGAAGCTGCGCGTCAATGCGGCCGCGCGGACACGCCCGCGGTCGCGGAGCTCTCGGATCTGCGGGCCGTGCTCGCTCGACCGGGCGCGCGAGGGCTGCTCTTCGAAGGCGCGACCGACATCCGGCTGGGCGCGTTCCTCGATTCCGCCGGCGACGCGCCCGTCACCCTGCTCATCGGCCCCGAGGGCGGCTTCTCGGCCGACGAGGTCGAGCAAGCGCGCAGAGCCGGAGCCGCGATCGTCGGGCTCGGGTCGCGAATCCTGCGGACGGAGACCGTGGCCCTCGCGGCGCTGGCCATCGCCCTGCATCGGCGCGGCGAGCTCGGCTGA